One Silene latifolia isolate original U9 population chromosome 4, ASM4854445v1, whole genome shotgun sequence DNA segment encodes these proteins:
- the LOC141652365 gene encoding expansin-like B1 yields MDFTVKSNCLMFMLMVLSCLVLSHSQYFISSRATYFGSPDCKGNPRGACGYGEYGRDVNDGYVAAVHRPYRNGTGCGGCYQVKCKAGGCTDEGVTVVATDFGIGDRTDFIFPARVYSKMAQADFEGELLSYGVVDIEYRRVPCDFGGSTLVFKIHEATKYPYYLAIIIVYPPGVYDVVGVQIWEEDSKTWRDMRKPYGAVWDMENPPKGEKITFRFSLSATGSVDNGEWMETPTFVSTSLQAGATFDTGIQL; encoded by the exons ATGGACTTTACTGTTAAAAGCAATTGTCTTATGTTTATGCTGATGGTACTAAGCTGTCTAGTATTAAGTCATAGCCAATATTTCATTTCCTCGAGAGCCACGTATTTTGGTAGTCCTGATTGTAAAGGAAATCCAA GAGGAGCATGTGGATATGGAGAGTATGGAAGAGATGTGAATGATGGATATGTAGCTGCTGTCCATAGACCTTACAGAAATGGTACAGGGTGTGGTGGTTGCTATCAG GTGAAGTGCAAAGCAGGAGGGTGCACAGATGAAGGGGTGACGGTAGTAGCCACAGATTTTGGAATAGGTGATCGGACCGACTTCATTTTCCCAGCCCGGGTTTATTCTAAGATGGCCCAGGCCGATTTTGAAGGGGAGCTTCTTTCATACGGTGTTGTAGATATTGAATATCGTAGGGTGCCATGTGATTTTGGGGGGTCTACCCTCGTCTTCAAGATCCATGAGGCCACCAAATACCCTTATTACTTGGCCATCATCATTGTTTACCCTCCTGGTGTCTATGATGTTGTTGGTGTTCAAATTTGGGAG GAGGACAGTAAGACATGGAGGGATATGAGAAAGCCATACGGAGCAGTTTGGGACATGGAAAACCCGCCAAAAGGCGAGAAAATAACCTTCAGGTTTTCGCTAAGTGCTACTGGTAGTGTTGATAATGGAGAATGGATGGAAA